One Methylobacterium sp. 77 DNA window includes the following coding sequences:
- a CDS encoding integrase arm-type DNA-binding domain-containing protein, protein MAASRGTYARERARLTAEHLKKARRMIDSGTVPGRGIDFCDDAFPGLVLRVTPAAGNWILKLRMSTLRLGDMASVSVAAAREAAARARLDVKDGRDPRQDVAVYAHAMVTTGGDHETSADAAWPVEVERQSDEDRRRHGPWEWRDLVDLFLEEKRPDLDPGYFPAYASYLRHKAFDRIARRPVREVTATDLQGIRNEIIAANSRSAAARAVRQGREMLDWAWSNHSGVSGMAKATEKWPLWRDQWTIRYKPSKRRHAPEIDELARTLAVAERYRTLGQTEHATAPGTLAMLWFTVLTGQRTGAVAETARLDVAPIPEDAGVPGPGWRAVTWSAGVMKEDRPFVLPLPPGAWYVIDRVLAEDPDRETNRWLFPSIRGDGHVGQGALNALLYRLRGKKVTGSTVTARPLVDYFGIHGIRPWTLHDVRRAITTFLSDHRLGGAASAILDHEAGVTEDERDRRSAVTRLHYDRSQRIPLKSEGMALWVDAVLEAYENERAALAALPAPVTRERTKRGPGRAQPTAP, encoded by the coding sequence ATGGCGGCATCGCGGGGGACATACGCACGGGAGCGGGCGCGGCTGACGGCGGAGCACCTGAAGAAGGCGCGCCGGATGATCGATAGCGGGACCGTCCCCGGCCGCGGGATCGACTTCTGCGACGACGCCTTCCCGGGGCTCGTGCTCCGCGTGACGCCGGCGGCCGGCAACTGGATCCTCAAGCTCCGCATGTCGACCCTCCGCCTCGGGGACATGGCTTCCGTCTCGGTCGCCGCGGCGCGTGAGGCGGCCGCCCGGGCCCGGCTGGACGTGAAGGATGGGCGGGACCCCCGGCAGGACGTCGCCGTCTACGCGCATGCCATGGTCACGACCGGCGGCGACCACGAGACCTCGGCGGACGCGGCTTGGCCGGTGGAGGTAGAACGGCAGAGCGACGAGGACCGGCGGCGGCACGGCCCGTGGGAATGGCGGGACCTCGTCGATCTGTTCCTTGAGGAGAAGCGGCCGGACCTCGACCCTGGGTACTTCCCCGCATACGCTTCGTACCTGCGCCACAAGGCATTCGACCGGATCGCCCGCCGCCCCGTCCGTGAGGTCACGGCCACCGACCTGCAGGGTATCCGGAACGAGATCATCGCCGCGAACTCGCGCAGCGCGGCCGCCCGGGCCGTACGCCAGGGACGGGAGATGCTCGACTGGGCCTGGTCGAACCATAGCGGCGTGTCCGGCATGGCGAAGGCGACTGAGAAGTGGCCGCTCTGGCGAGACCAGTGGACGATCCGATACAAGCCGAGCAAGCGCAGGCACGCGCCCGAGATCGACGAGCTCGCCCGGACCCTGGCCGTCGCGGAGAGATACCGGACACTCGGTCAGACGGAACACGCGACCGCGCCGGGCACTCTAGCGATGCTGTGGTTCACTGTCCTCACGGGCCAGCGCACGGGCGCCGTCGCGGAGACCGCACGGTTGGACGTTGCCCCCATCCCCGAGGACGCCGGCGTGCCGGGACCGGGTTGGCGCGCCGTGACATGGAGCGCCGGGGTCATGAAGGAAGATCGCCCGTTTGTGCTCCCCCTCCCCCCGGGCGCCTGGTACGTGATCGACCGGGTGCTTGCCGAGGATCCCGACCGTGAGACGAATCGCTGGCTTTTCCCGTCGATCCGGGGGGACGGCCATGTCGGCCAGGGTGCCCTGAACGCGCTCCTCTACCGGCTGCGGGGGAAGAAGGTGACGGGGTCGACGGTCACCGCGCGGCCGCTGGTCGATTATTTCGGGATCCACGGCATCCGGCCTTGGACGCTGCATGACGTCCGCCGGGCGATCACGACGTTCCTCTCGGACCATCGCCTGGGCGGGGCCGCGTCCGCGATCCTGGACCACGAGGCCGGAGTGACCGAGGACGAGCGCGACCGCCGCTCCGCCGTCACGCGCCTTCACTACGACCGGAGCCAACGGATACCCCTCAAGTCGGAGGGCATGGCCCTGTGGGTCGATGCGGTGCTGGAGGCCTACGAGAACGAGCGGGCCGCGCTGGCCGCGCTGCCGGCACCGGTCACGAGGGAACGCACGAAGCGAGGCCCCGGGAGGGCTCAGCCAACCGCCCCCTGA
- a CDS encoding metallophosphoesterase family protein: MEAVMANFITADTHFGHASILHGLRPGFASIEEHDAMLIEAWNSTVQPGDTVYHLGDFALSTPEYAGKIFRRLNGRKILIAGNHDRKNRKLGWAEQHDGIREISVEDRHVVLCHYPMRSWPRAYRGSLHLFGHTHGLLPGTTQSQDVGVDVWSYRPVTLSQILERMAASDTQPEERVLTR; this comes from the coding sequence ATGGAGGCCGTCATGGCCAACTTCATCACTGCGGACACCCATTTCGGGCATGCCTCAATTCTTCATGGTCTGCGCCCTGGGTTCGCCAGTATAGAGGAGCACGATGCGATGCTCATCGAGGCCTGGAACTCGACCGTCCAGCCCGGGGACACGGTCTACCATCTCGGCGATTTCGCGCTCTCGACGCCCGAGTATGCCGGCAAGATTTTCCGGAGATTGAACGGCCGCAAGATCCTCATCGCCGGGAATCATGACCGCAAGAATCGCAAGCTCGGTTGGGCGGAGCAGCACGACGGGATCAGGGAGATCTCCGTCGAGGACCGCCACGTCGTGCTCTGCCACTACCCCATGCGTTCGTGGCCGCGTGCCTATCGGGGGTCGCTCCACCTCTTCGGGCACACGCATGGGCTCTTGCCCGGCACGACCCAGTCACAGGATGTCGGGGTCGACGTGTGGTCGTACCGCCCGGTGACCCTCAGCCAGATCCTCGAACGCATGGCCGCGAGTGACACGCAGCCGGAGGAACGCGTCCTCACACGGTGA
- a CDS encoding cation diffusion facilitator family transporter: MTTNDAHAGHDHGSHDHEAHATHDHPGHSHAPASFGKAFAIGIALNVGFVAIEATYGVLANSMALLADAGHNLSDVLGLVVAWIATVLAKRAPSARYTYGMKGSSILAALFNAVFLLVAVGAIAWEAIQRFGEPAPVAGKTVMIVAAVGILVNGITAWLFASGAKGDINIKGAFLHMVADAAVSAGVVIAGLVILYTGWTWLDPVVSLAIVFIIVWSTWGLLRDSLTLSLAAVPPGIDPDAVRSHLEGLPGVASLHDLHIWAMSTTETCLTAHLLMPGGRPDDEFLMKTAVGIKERFGIGHTTLQVETSSDTACILAPAHVV; the protein is encoded by the coding sequence ATGACGACGAACGACGCACACGCCGGTCACGACCACGGGTCGCATGACCATGAGGCCCATGCGACCCATGACCATCCCGGGCATTCCCACGCCCCGGCGAGCTTCGGGAAGGCGTTCGCAATTGGCATCGCCCTCAATGTGGGCTTCGTCGCCATCGAGGCCACTTATGGGGTGCTGGCGAACTCGATGGCCCTGCTGGCCGATGCCGGACACAACCTCTCGGACGTGCTCGGTCTCGTCGTGGCGTGGATCGCGACGGTGCTGGCCAAGCGCGCCCCGAGCGCGCGGTACACCTACGGGATGAAGGGCTCCTCGATCCTGGCGGCCCTGTTCAACGCGGTGTTCCTGCTGGTGGCCGTTGGCGCCATCGCCTGGGAGGCGATCCAGCGCTTCGGCGAGCCCGCCCCGGTCGCCGGCAAGACCGTGATGATCGTCGCGGCGGTCGGCATCCTGGTGAACGGCATCACCGCCTGGCTGTTCGCCTCTGGTGCCAAGGGGGACATCAACATCAAGGGCGCGTTCCTGCACATGGTCGCCGACGCCGCCGTCTCGGCCGGGGTGGTCATTGCCGGCCTCGTGATCCTCTACACCGGATGGACCTGGCTCGATCCCGTCGTCAGCCTCGCCATCGTCTTCATTATCGTCTGGAGCACCTGGGGCCTCCTGCGCGACAGCCTCACGCTATCCCTCGCCGCCGTCCCGCCGGGCATCGACCCCGACGCCGTCCGCAGCCACCTCGAAGGACTTCCGGGGGTCGCGTCACTCCACGACCTGCATATCTGGGCGATGAGCACCACGGAGACATGCCTTACCGCCCATCTCCTAATGCCTGGCGGCCGGCCCGACGACGAGTTCCTCATGAAAACGGCCGTCGGCATCAAGGAACGGTTCGGCATCGGCCACACCACCCTGCAGGTGGAGACCAGCAGCGACACCGCCTGCATCCTCGCACCCGCCCACGTCGTTTGA
- a CDS encoding response regulator transcription factor → MIHENGGNAGSDGSEHVLLVEDDDGLRLLVTRLLREAGYRVTGCRSAIEFWRLLPAGGVDLVLLDVMLPGASGLDLLRALRARSTVPVIMVSARNEEADRVLGLELGADDYVAKPFGRPELLARVRAVLRRASMAPSSPSSPVSEVLSFSGWRLDMRSRSLVDPEGAAVDLSGAEYDLLLVFLEHPGRVLGREMILELSRARLGSPTDRSVDTLVSRLRRKLEPPEGLPPVIKTVRGAGYMLASKVERA, encoded by the coding sequence TTGATCCACGAAAACGGGGGCAACGCGGGTTCCGATGGTTCGGAACACGTCCTCCTCGTCGAGGATGACGACGGCCTGCGTCTGCTGGTCACCCGCCTTCTCCGCGAGGCGGGCTATCGTGTCACCGGTTGCAGAAGCGCCATTGAATTCTGGCGCCTCCTGCCTGCCGGTGGCGTCGACCTCGTCCTGCTTGACGTGATGCTGCCCGGGGCCTCGGGCCTTGACCTGCTCCGGGCGTTGCGCGCGAGGAGCACGGTGCCGGTGATCATGGTCAGCGCCCGCAACGAGGAGGCCGACCGGGTGCTTGGGTTGGAACTTGGGGCCGACGACTACGTGGCCAAGCCCTTCGGCCGGCCCGAGCTCCTGGCCCGTGTCCGTGCCGTCTTGCGCCGCGCCTCCATGGCACCCTCGTCGCCCTCGTCCCCGGTATCCGAGGTGCTCTCCTTCTCAGGCTGGAGGCTCGACATGCGCAGCCGCTCGCTCGTCGATCCCGAGGGGGCGGCCGTCGACCTCTCCGGCGCCGAGTACGACCTCCTCCTCGTCTTCCTCGAACACCCGGGGCGCGTGCTGGGCCGGGAGATGATCCTCGAACTGTCCCGTGCCAGGCTCGGGTCCCCCACGGATCGCAGCGTCGACACCCTGGTGAGCCGCCTGCGGCGCAAGCTCGAACCGCCCGAGGGCCTGCCTCCGGTCATCAAGACCGTGCGCGGGGCCGGCTACATGCTCGCCTCGAAGGTTGAGCGCGCTTGA
- a CDS encoding ATP-binding protein yields the protein MRRLAPLARSLEARTVAVLLLAILAVHGGALLLYRQSATAAADDAFARQVANQLTLAREAVLRRPQTERDAEAKALSSAHFELGWSPTSTLLPDRAGDPAMWSLRSRMIASEPSLEPGLALAMDSGHEALHQEDLGGALALADGSFLTFRSAHAPGLARLGSWAYLATAMAILVGVAAVVLMHRIAGPLRDLTRATAEIGHGKVVPVREAGPDETRDIARALNAMQDRIHRLVTERTQALAAVSHDLRTPIARLRLRLDGLPEGGEIRAMGSDLDDMQAMVDSTLAYLRGDADPEPRQVANVASVLMSIADTSSDAGREVAYAGPGRALATVRPVALRRALDNVVDNAVRYGTRAFISLDVEPEELVLTVEDDGPGIPPEEVARAFEPFTRLEASRNRNTGGTGLGLTIARRIVEAEGGGIALSNRSGGGLRVRISLPRAGR from the coding sequence TTGAGACGCCTGGCACCCTTGGCCCGCAGCCTGGAAGCCCGAACGGTCGCAGTCCTGCTCCTGGCCATCCTCGCCGTCCACGGCGGGGCACTGCTTCTCTATCGGCAATCCGCGACCGCCGCGGCGGACGATGCGTTCGCGCGGCAGGTCGCCAACCAGCTTACCCTGGCGCGCGAGGCGGTGCTCCGCCGCCCACAGACCGAACGCGACGCCGAGGCGAAGGCCCTGTCGTCCGCGCATTTCGAGCTGGGATGGTCGCCGACCTCGACCCTGCTCCCTGACAGGGCCGGCGACCCGGCGATGTGGTCGCTCAGGTCCCGGATGATCGCGTCGGAGCCGAGCCTCGAACCCGGTCTCGCACTCGCGATGGACAGTGGCCACGAGGCCCTTCATCAGGAGGACCTGGGCGGTGCGCTCGCCCTGGCGGACGGGAGTTTTTTGACCTTCCGCTCGGCCCATGCACCCGGCCTCGCACGGCTCGGATCGTGGGCCTACCTCGCGACGGCGATGGCCATCCTCGTCGGTGTCGCCGCCGTCGTTCTGATGCACCGGATCGCGGGACCGTTGCGCGACCTCACCCGCGCTACGGCCGAAATCGGGCACGGAAAGGTGGTCCCCGTGAGGGAAGCCGGCCCCGACGAGACCCGCGATATCGCCCGGGCCCTCAACGCGATGCAGGACCGCATCCATCGGCTGGTGACGGAACGGACCCAGGCCCTGGCGGCCGTCTCCCACGACCTGCGCACCCCCATCGCGCGGCTTCGCCTCCGCCTCGACGGGCTGCCCGAGGGCGGCGAGATCCGGGCGATGGGCTCGGACCTCGACGACATGCAGGCGATGGTCGATTCGACCCTGGCGTACCTTCGGGGCGACGCGGACCCGGAGCCGCGCCAGGTTGCCAACGTCGCGAGCGTCCTCATGAGCATCGCCGACACGTCCTCGGACGCTGGCCGCGAGGTCGCCTATGCGGGCCCTGGCCGCGCACTCGCGACGGTGCGCCCAGTTGCGCTGCGACGCGCGCTCGACAACGTCGTCGACAACGCCGTGCGTTACGGGACCCGCGCCTTTATTTCGCTCGACGTGGAGCCGGAAGAGCTGGTGCTCACCGTCGAGGACGATGGTCCAGGCATCCCGCCTGAAGAGGTCGCCCGCGCCTTCGAGCCGTTCACCCGCCTCGAAGCGTCGCGGAACCGCAACACCGGCGGCACCGGCCTCGGCCTGACCATCGCGCGCCGGATCGTCGAGGCGGAGGGAGGCGGCATCGCCCTATCCAATCGGTCGGGAGGCGGCCTTCGGGTCCGGATCTCCCTGCCGCGCGCCGGTCGCTGA
- a CDS encoding efflux RND transporter periplasmic adaptor subunit, whose protein sequence is MRAFLSVAFLAIGIVIGGAFPRVSEVVQGALAAAGLTNARATPPTNAAVTRPVTPAADDGHGHGDHGHEHADGEPKPSGEHKHSEGEAKPEAGGHKHAEGEANGHDEEGEGKIKMTAEQAAEQDIELAMVEGGILSRHLLVPGTIAQDADRIARVPVRVVGTVSEMRKRLGEEVAKGEVVAVLDSREVAEAKSDFLTATVKADLEKTNFDRQQALWDKRISAESAFLNAKAAYSEATLRVDLARQKLSALGLNAAEVATSARKDETTPNLSSLRRYELKSPLAGRVVERKVDVGTAVGKEGDPADVYTVADLSSVWIELAVPTTELSKVREGAKVTIVGDAAARGEGKVVFVSPILNPETRSARVIVALPNKDMAWRPGTFVTTEVEIAQDKVKVRLPKSAIQTIGGEKVAFVRTPEGFERRDVTLGRADDDAFEILTGLNPGEEVAVANSFVLKAELGKAEADHAH, encoded by the coding sequence ATGCGTGCATTCCTTTCCGTGGCTTTCCTGGCCATCGGCATCGTCATCGGCGGTGCCTTCCCCCGTGTGTCCGAGGTCGTGCAGGGCGCCCTCGCGGCCGCCGGCCTCACGAACGCCCGGGCGACGCCCCCAACCAATGCGGCCGTTACCAGGCCGGTGACACCCGCAGCCGACGATGGGCACGGTCACGGCGACCATGGCCACGAGCATGCCGACGGCGAGCCCAAGCCTTCCGGCGAGCACAAGCACTCCGAGGGAGAGGCCAAGCCCGAAGCCGGTGGCCACAAGCACGCCGAGGGCGAGGCGAACGGCCACGACGAGGAGGGCGAGGGCAAGATCAAGATGACGGCCGAGCAGGCCGCCGAGCAGGACATCGAGCTGGCGATGGTCGAGGGCGGGATTCTCTCGCGCCATTTGCTGGTGCCCGGCACCATCGCGCAGGACGCCGACCGGATCGCACGCGTTCCCGTGCGGGTCGTCGGCACCGTGTCCGAAATGCGCAAGCGCCTCGGCGAGGAGGTCGCCAAGGGCGAGGTCGTGGCCGTACTCGACAGCCGCGAGGTCGCCGAGGCCAAGAGCGACTTCCTCACCGCGACGGTCAAGGCTGACCTGGAGAAGACGAACTTCGACCGCCAGCAGGCCCTCTGGGACAAGCGGATCTCCGCGGAATCGGCATTCCTGAACGCGAAGGCCGCCTACTCGGAGGCGACGCTCAGGGTCGATCTCGCGCGCCAGAAGCTGTCGGCCCTTGGCCTGAACGCCGCCGAGGTGGCGACGTCCGCCAGGAAGGACGAGACCACGCCGAACCTGTCGAGCCTACGCCGCTACGAATTGAAGTCACCCCTCGCCGGGCGGGTGGTCGAGCGCAAGGTCGACGTCGGCACCGCCGTGGGCAAGGAAGGCGACCCGGCCGACGTCTACACGGTCGCCGACCTGTCCTCGGTGTGGATCGAGCTCGCGGTTCCGACCACCGAACTCTCGAAGGTCCGCGAGGGTGCCAAGGTGACCATCGTCGGCGACGCCGCCGCCCGCGGCGAGGGCAAGGTGGTGTTCGTCAGTCCCATCCTCAACCCGGAGACGCGCTCGGCTCGGGTCATCGTCGCCCTGCCGAACAAGGACATGGCCTGGCGGCCCGGCACCTTCGTCACCACCGAGGTCGAGATCGCCCAGGACAAGGTCAAGGTGCGGCTGCCCAAGTCCGCCATCCAGACCATCGGCGGCGAGAAGGTCGCCTTCGTGCGGACCCCGGAGGGCTTCGAGCGCCGGGACGTGACTCTCGGCAGGGCCGACGATGACGCCTTCGAGATCCTTACCGGCCTCAATCCCGGGGAAGAGGTCGCTGTGGCCAACTCCTTTGTCCTGAAGGCCGAGCTCGGCAAGGCCGAAGCCGACCACGCGCACTGA
- a CDS encoding CusA/CzcA family heavy metal efflux RND transporter — MISKILDFSVHQRWLVVLLSLLAAGFGVFSLTKLPIDAVPDITNNQVQINTTAPSLSPVDIEKIITYQVETALAGIKGLEYTRSLSRNGFSQVTAVFSETTDIYFARQQVAERLQEAEAAMPSGVEPRMGPISTGLGEIYMWSVHYAKPGERKVSPVGKPGWQSDESYLTPEGQRLRTELERTAYLRTVQDWIIRPQVKTVRGVAGVDGIGGFEKQYHVQPDPMRLTALDLSFADIGRALEANNANQGARYLEDNGEGYVVRAAGRLETMEDIGSVVVTTRGGVPVRISDIAEVRIGRDLRTGSGSEDGQEVVIGTALMLIGENSRTVAAAVDARMTEIRRTLPPGIEVQTVLNRTVLVEATIRTVAKNLAEGAALVVVVLFLLLGNIRAAIVTALVIPVAMLMTMTGMVQGRISANLMSLGALDFGLIVDGAVIITENALRHLAERQAELGRKLELEERLATVRASAEEMIKPSLYGQAIIILVYVPLLTFTGVEGKMFEPMALTVIIALVAAFVLSLTFVPAMIAIVITGRVTETDNLFVRAIKAAYRPVLGAALRVPMLFVAAALVLLVGAGFLFKGLGQEFIPQLDEKSIALNAQRIPSTSLTQSQAMQLKVEQAISRFPQVAYVFSKTGTAEVASDPMPPSSSDTFVILKPQEEWPDPDLSKAELQEQIEKALGALAGNVYEFSQPIQLRFNELLAGTRGDLAVKVFGEEFEPMLKAANQVATILRGTEGADDVKVEQTAGLPFLEIKINKTEAARLGLSTSAIQEVVGAAIGGREAGMVFEGDRRFPIVVRLNDKVREDREALENIPIPLLPGLNGRASSVLLKQVASFSVTEGPNQISRENGRRRVVVTANVRGRDIGSLVAEAQAKVASGVSLPAGYYVTWGGQFENLASARQRLMVVVPVCFFLIFLLLFSALNSARDALLVFSAVPLALTGGIAALWLRGMPFSVPAAVGFIALSGVAVLNGLVMLTYIKQLIADGRPQREAILEGAMTRLRPVAMTALVASLGFVPMALATETGAEIQRPLATVVIGGLISATLLTLVVLPALYAKFAGKIVVRKDRPMPVQPHLRAAE, encoded by the coding sequence ATGATCTCGAAGATCCTCGACTTCTCTGTCCACCAGCGCTGGCTCGTGGTGCTTCTGTCGCTGCTGGCGGCAGGGTTCGGTGTGTTCTCGCTGACCAAGCTCCCCATCGACGCGGTGCCAGACATCACCAACAACCAAGTCCAGATCAACACCACGGCGCCCTCGTTGTCGCCGGTCGATATCGAAAAAATCATCACGTATCAGGTCGAGACGGCACTCGCGGGCATCAAGGGGCTGGAATACACCCGCTCGCTCTCACGAAACGGGTTCTCCCAGGTCACTGCCGTCTTCTCCGAGACGACGGACATCTACTTCGCCCGCCAACAGGTTGCTGAGCGCCTTCAGGAGGCTGAGGCGGCGATGCCGTCCGGGGTTGAGCCGCGCATGGGGCCAATCTCGACCGGGCTCGGCGAGATCTACATGTGGTCGGTGCACTACGCGAAGCCCGGGGAGCGCAAGGTCTCGCCCGTCGGTAAGCCCGGCTGGCAGTCGGACGAAAGCTATCTTACCCCCGAGGGCCAGAGGCTGAGGACAGAGCTCGAACGCACAGCCTATCTGCGCACGGTCCAGGACTGGATCATCCGTCCCCAGGTGAAGACCGTGCGGGGCGTGGCCGGCGTCGACGGCATCGGCGGCTTCGAGAAGCAGTACCATGTCCAGCCCGATCCAATGAGGCTGACCGCCCTCGACCTGTCATTCGCCGACATCGGCCGTGCGCTGGAAGCCAACAACGCCAACCAGGGTGCGCGCTACCTGGAGGACAACGGCGAGGGCTACGTCGTGCGCGCCGCTGGCCGCCTGGAGACCATGGAGGACATCGGTTCGGTCGTCGTGACCACGCGCGGCGGCGTGCCGGTGCGTATCTCCGACATCGCTGAGGTCCGTATCGGGCGCGACCTGCGCACCGGCTCGGGCAGCGAGGACGGGCAGGAAGTTGTCATCGGCACCGCACTGATGCTCATCGGCGAGAACAGCCGCACCGTGGCCGCCGCCGTCGATGCACGCATGACCGAGATCCGGCGCACGCTCCCGCCGGGTATCGAGGTCCAGACGGTCCTCAATCGCACCGTCCTCGTCGAGGCCACCATCCGGACGGTGGCGAAGAACCTAGCCGAGGGCGCCGCCCTCGTCGTCGTCGTCCTGTTCCTATTGCTGGGCAACATCCGCGCAGCCATCGTCACGGCGCTGGTCATCCCGGTGGCGATGCTGATGACCATGACCGGCATGGTCCAGGGCCGCATCAGCGCTAACCTGATGAGCCTCGGTGCCCTCGACTTCGGCCTCATCGTCGATGGGGCCGTCATCATCACCGAGAACGCCCTGCGCCACCTCGCCGAGAGACAGGCGGAGCTCGGGCGCAAGCTCGAACTGGAGGAGCGCCTCGCTACCGTACGGGCCTCGGCCGAGGAGATGATCAAGCCGAGCCTCTACGGGCAGGCCATCATCATCCTCGTCTACGTGCCGCTCCTGACTTTCACCGGGGTCGAGGGCAAGATGTTCGAGCCGATGGCGCTCACCGTCATCATCGCTCTGGTCGCGGCCTTCGTCCTGTCGCTCACCTTCGTGCCGGCGATGATCGCCATCGTCATCACTGGCCGGGTCACCGAGACCGACAACCTCTTCGTCCGGGCGATCAAGGCTGCCTACCGTCCGGTCCTCGGGGCCGCCCTACGCGTGCCCATGCTGTTCGTCGCGGCCGCGCTCGTACTCCTTGTCGGCGCCGGCTTCCTGTTCAAGGGGCTGGGGCAGGAGTTCATTCCGCAACTTGACGAGAAGAGCATCGCGCTAAACGCCCAACGCATCCCGTCGACCTCCCTGACGCAGTCGCAGGCGATGCAGTTGAAGGTGGAGCAGGCCATCAGCCGATTCCCCCAGGTCGCCTACGTCTTCTCGAAGACCGGCACCGCGGAGGTCGCCTCTGACCCGATGCCGCCGAGCTCGTCCGACACCTTCGTCATCCTGAAGCCGCAGGAGGAATGGCCCGACCCGGACCTGTCCAAGGCCGAGTTGCAGGAGCAGATCGAAAAGGCCCTCGGGGCGCTCGCTGGCAACGTCTACGAGTTCTCCCAGCCGATCCAGCTTCGCTTCAATGAGCTGCTGGCCGGCACCCGCGGCGACCTTGCGGTTAAGGTGTTCGGCGAGGAGTTCGAGCCGATGCTCAAGGCCGCAAACCAGGTCGCTACGATCCTGCGCGGGACCGAGGGCGCCGACGACGTCAAGGTCGAGCAGACTGCTGGCTTGCCGTTCCTAGAAATCAAGATCAACAAGACCGAGGCCGCACGCCTCGGCCTGAGCACATCGGCCATCCAGGAGGTCGTCGGCGCGGCTATTGGCGGCCGCGAGGCCGGAATGGTGTTCGAGGGCGACCGGCGCTTCCCCATCGTGGTGCGCCTGAACGACAAGGTGCGAGAGGATCGTGAGGCCCTAGAGAACATCCCGATCCCGCTGCTTCCCGGGCTCAACGGTCGAGCATCCTCCGTACTGCTGAAGCAGGTCGCCAGCTTCTCGGTAACAGAGGGCCCCAACCAGATCTCGCGCGAGAACGGCCGGCGCCGAGTCGTAGTCACTGCCAACGTGCGCGGCCGCGACATCGGCTCGCTCGTGGCCGAGGCCCAGGCCAAGGTGGCGTCTGGGGTCTCGCTCCCGGCCGGCTACTACGTCACTTGGGGTGGCCAGTTTGAGAACCTGGCCTCGGCGCGCCAGCGCCTGATGGTGGTGGTGCCGGTCTGCTTCTTCCTGATCTTCCTGCTGCTGTTCTCGGCCCTGAACTCGGCCCGGGACGCTCTCCTGGTGTTCAGCGCCGTGCCCCTGGCGCTCACCGGTGGCATCGCGGCCCTATGGCTGCGGGGCATGCCGTTCTCGGTGCCCGCGGCCGTTGGCTTTATCGCCCTGTCCGGGGTGGCGGTGCTCAACGGCCTCGTGATGCTGACCTACATCAAGCAGCTCATCGCCGATGGGCGTCCGCAGCGTGAGGCTATCCTGGAGGGCGCCATGACCCGGCTTCGTCCGGTGGCAATGACCGCCCTAGTGGCGTCCCTCGGGTTCGTGCCGATGGCGCTGGCGACCGAGACCGGTGCCGAGATCCAGCGTCCGCTGGCGACCGTCGTCATCGGCGGCCTTATCTCGGCGACCCTGCTGACCCTCGTCGTCCTGCCGGCCCTCTACGCCAAGTTCGCAGGGAAGATCGTCGTAAGGAAGGATCGGCCCATGCCGGTCCAACCGCACCTCCGGGCCGCCGAGTAG
- a CDS encoding helix-turn-helix domain-containing protein translates to MTIGDLAAATNTSVETIRWYEKVNLLPAPARSAGNYRLYGTEHLRRLGFIRRGRDLGFTLDQVRELLALADDRKRSCTEVDTIARAHLAEVERKLSDLTRLAHELRDVIGQCGCGSVADCRIIEALSPHGELS, encoded by the coding sequence ATGACCATCGGCGATTTGGCGGCGGCGACGAACACCAGCGTTGAGACAATCCGCTGGTACGAGAAGGTCAACCTTTTGCCGGCGCCGGCGCGGTCGGCGGGCAATTACCGCCTCTACGGTACCGAGCACCTGCGTCGTCTGGGCTTCATCAGACGTGGACGGGACCTTGGCTTCACGCTGGACCAGGTCAGGGAGCTTCTCGCTTTAGCCGACGACCGCAAGCGTTCCTGCACCGAAGTCGATACCATCGCCCGCGCGCACCTGGCGGAGGTCGAGCGCAAACTCTCCGACCTAACCCGGCTTGCCCACGAACTGCGCGACGTTATTGGTCAATGCGGATGCGGGTCGGTCGCCGACTGCCGCATCATCGAGGCGTTGTCCCCCCACGGGGAGCTGTCCTAA